In Thermococcus gorgonarius, the genomic window GCCGAAGGCCTTCTGGCTGCTCGCGAAGACGAGGTCGATTCCCCACTCGTCGAACTTTATATCGGCACCACCCATCGCTGAAACGGCATCGACGAAGAGGAGCTTGTCGTGCTCATGGACGACCTTTGCCAGCTCTGGGAGCGGGTTGAGGACACCCGTTGAAGTCTCGTTGTAGGTTATCGTTACCGCGTGGACATCAGGGTTTTTCCTGATGGCATCGTCAAGCTCCTCCGGCTTAACAGCCTGCCCAGGTTCCTTCTCGAAGACAACGGCCTTTCTGCCGTTGGCCTCGACAACGTCGGCAAAGCGCTTTCCGAAGGCGCCTATGACAGTAACCAGAACCTTTCCGCCACGCGGGACGGTGTTTCTAACAGCTGCCTCCATGAAGCCTGTTCCAGAACTCGGGAAGAGGATTATCTCGCCCTTATCGGCCTCAAGGAAGGCCTTGAGCCTGTTGAGGGTATCAACGTGAACTTCCTTGGCCTCGGCAGAGCGGTGGCTGAACATCTGGACGCTCATTATCGCAAGAACCTCGGGGAAGCAGGCGACGGGACCGGCGGTGAAGAGCTTGTATTTGGGCTTCACCATCTCGTAAACTTCCCTGTAAGCGTCCTCGTACTGCATGTCAAACCTCAGCTCCATTAACATCACCTCGGCGGGAGTTGGCGCGAGAGCTATAAAAGGGTTCTCTTCAGCTGGAGGTTTGGTTTTTGAAGCTTTTTTCTTATGGATGTCCGATAAATGAAAAGTTTTCAACCCGACCAATACTTTTTAAAATTCCACACTAACGTTCAGAAGGTGGTCTGATGGAACTGCGACGCCTTGCTGGAATCATCCTGCTGATTATCTCCGCTTTCACCGGCACGATAGCCTTTCGCCTGGCAACTCCGGCCATAGCGTTTTACACCCGTGATATTCTCAAAGCAAGCATGCTGTCCGTTTCAATTGTATCAATGTCCTTTGTCCTCGCTAGGGCTTTTTCCTCGGTTCTGGGAGGTCTGATGCTTGAGAGAGGTAAAAAGCTTGTTTACGTTGGTGCCCTCGCAATGATGAGCAACGCGCTGGCCGTTCAACTCTACCCACTCACCTCTACATGGGTTCAGGTGGCTGGGATAAAGCTCCTCAACGGCTTCCTCAACGGTCTGAGCTGGCCGATGGCCCAGTTCGTCATAGCCGTGGCGACGCCCAACGAGATAAGGGCGAGGGTGACC contains:
- a CDS encoding pyridoxal-phosphate-dependent aminotransferase family protein, whose amino-acid sequence is MELRFDMQYEDAYREVYEMVKPKYKLFTAGPVACFPEVLAIMSVQMFSHRSAEAKEVHVDTLNRLKAFLEADKGEIILFPSSGTGFMEAAVRNTVPRGGKVLVTVIGAFGKRFADVVEANGRKAVVFEKEPGQAVKPEELDDAIRKNPDVHAVTITYNETSTGVLNPLPELAKVVHEHDKLLFVDAVSAMGGADIKFDEWGIDLVFASSQKAFGVPPGLAVAAVSERVFEIAEKMPERGWYFDLPLYKKFNEKKKGTPSTPPLPQIFGLNVVLRIVEKMGGKKEWLGMYRKRSEMIRNGVKEMGLGILAEPGYESPTITAVVVPEGMKGVDVYNAMRERGFELAKGYGSVAEKTFRIGNMGYMTFDDIEEMLANLREVIEDLKKRA